The genomic segment CGGAAATTTTCCTATAGATTTTCTGTCATTCTGTTGTTATAGTAAGACTGACTTGGAGTCGAGATCCGGGCTCCCGCTCCCGACATCCACTGCCAGGCGAGGAGGTCTTCATGATTCAGCCACCCTTTAGAAGGGTTCAGCCCACGAGGAACTACGAGCAGGTGGCCCAGCAGATCCAGCAGGCGATTATCGAGGGGCATTTCAAACCAGGAGATAAACTGCCACCCCAGAAGGAACTGATGAACCTCTTCCACGTGAGCAAGTTCACCATCATGGCGGCTATCCGGAGTCTCGAAAAGTCGGGCCTGGTCTACACCAAGTCAGGAGCCACGGGCGGTACATTCGTCTCGGAGCTCAACACCGCCGGCTTCAGCGAATCTCTGAGGCTCCTTCTGAGCATGAAGAAGGTGCCTCTCGAGGAGTTGGCCGAATTCCGCCTCACCGTGGAGGGGCGGGTGGCCTACTGGGCTGCCAGGCGCAGGCGGAAGGAAGACATAGCAAGGATGGAGGGACTTCTGGAGACAATGGCCGCCATTCTCGATTCCGATGGGCACGCCGAGAGGCTGGTTCCGGTTGACATGGAATTCCATCTCGCCGTTGCAAAGGCCTCCCGCAACACCCTCTTTCTCGCCATCATGGAGACAATCCACGAGTGTTTCCATCCGATCTTTTCATATGTTCCCCAGGAGAGCTGGGCCAAGACCTACCCGGATCTTGTAAGGGTTTTCCAGGCGGTCAAGGCAAGAGACGCCCGTGCAGCAGAGAAGGCCATCAGGGAGCACATCGCACGGTCCAGCCGGCTCATCCTTCGCCAGTTCAGAGAGAAAAAGGTGAAGCCCGAGCTTTTCATGGAGTCCGGTGTCTATGACACATTCTGACACCGCCGAGGAGGAAGATCATGAGAATAAATCTCGAGGTCTCCGAATCGACCCGGTTTTCGGTTCTTTCGGAGGACCAGGCCGAGTCGATTTTTCACGGCATGTTGGAGGTGCTCCATCGGACCGGCGTGGCCATCCATCACGAAGAGGCCAGATCGCTTCTGGAGAAAGCAGGGGCCCTGGTCGACGGTATCCGCGTCCGCATCCCACCCGGCCTCGTGCGGGAGGCCCTCTCCACGGTTCCACAGGAGACGCTTGTGTACCGCTGGGACGGCTCGGGAGTGATGCGCCTCAGGAAGAATGAAGTCTATTTTGGGCCTGGACCTACATGCCCGAACTTCATCGATCCAGACACGGAAGAGCGGCGCCCCTATCTGCGAAAAGACGCGGCCCAGGTGGCACGGGTATGTGATGCCCTGCCCAATATCGGCTTTGTGGAATCCCTCGGCAGCATAAGCGATGTGACCCCGCCTCTCGCAG from the Deltaproteobacteria bacterium genome contains:
- a CDS encoding FadR family transcriptional regulator; this translates as MIQPPFRRVQPTRNYEQVAQQIQQAIIEGHFKPGDKLPPQKELMNLFHVSKFTIMAAIRSLEKSGLVYTKSGATGGTFVSELNTAGFSESLRLLLSMKKVPLEELAEFRLTVEGRVAYWAARRRRKEDIARMEGLLETMAAILDSDGHAERLVPVDMEFHLAVAKASRNTLFLAIMETIHECFHPIFSYVPQESWAKTYPDLVRVFQAVKARDARAAEKAIREHIARSSRLILRQFREKKVKPELFMESGVYDTF